Part of the Candidatus Brocadia sinica JPN1 genome, GTATTTAGGGATTTGTCAGAAATCAGGGAACTGGAGACGCGCCTGAGAAATGCAGATAAATTGGCCGCTGTTGGCGCTATGGCTGCATGTATTGCTCATGAAATTCGTAACCCTCTGAACGGAATAGAGGGGTTCTCCGCTTTGCTTGCAAGAGACTTCGAGGATTCAGATCCAAGAAAGAAGCTGGTAAAAAATATCATACAGGGTACAAAGAATTTAAATAAGTCGGTGACTGATCTGCTGATATTTGCCCGTCCACTCAGACTGAAATTAAGGAACAATAGTATTTCTGAGATATTGAATAAGACACTTTTCTTTGTGACAGAGGATATGAAACAAAAGGGCATTACGAACATTCTCATTCGGAAAGAATATAATTTTGACACAGACTGCTTGCGATGTGATCCCGAGAAATTGCACCAGGCTTTTTTAAATCTCTGCTTTAATGCGATCCAGTCCATGGTGCGCGGGGGTTGTTTAACGATATTTACACGCCTGGCAGAGGATGATGCACAGGGGAGTATCCAGGTAGGGATAAGGGATACAGGGGCTGGCATTGAGAAAGAAGTTGTTCATAAAATCTTTGACCCGTTTTTTACGACAAAACAAGAAGGGACTGGTTTAGGATTGGCGATCGTGAGCAGGATTATTGAGGCGCATAACGGCAAGATTTATGTTGAGAGCGTGGAGGGCAAAGGGACAACTTTTTATATTAACTTGCCAAGGAATGGTAATTTCAATACAGATATTTTCAATGATGCGAATCTGAAAAACGAAGCTTTGGTGCCGCAGCTTGTATAAAGTCACGGTCTTGTTGAAGAAAACGATGTATGTTTATTTTTTTGATTTTGACATTCTACAGGGGAATTATATGAGTGTAGAAAAGGTATTGGTTGTAGACGATGATACATTGGGTCGAGAATATCTTTGTGAAACGTTGACGAGAGGTGGGTATGATATTGTTTCAGCAAGTGATGGACAACAAGCGATAGCCAGGGTTGGCAGGGAAGGATACGATTTGATTTTTCTGGATATGAAAATGCCGGGAATGTGCGGTATGGAGGTTCTCGAAAAGGTAAAGGCTATTTCACCCGAGACCGTTGTAATTCTTATGACAGCCTATGGAACTATAGAGACTGCAGTAGAGGCAATGAAAAAAGGGGCGTATGATTACATCATTAAACCATTTTCCCCTGATCAGATAGAACGTTTAATTTCCAGAGTGAATGAGCGTCAAAAACTAATTATAGAGAATAAATATTGGAGAGCCAACTCAAATATTGACGAAAAATTGAATCCCGTCTTTAGCCGAAACTCCAGAATGTCCCAGATATATGAACAGATTAAAAAGATCGCGCAAAGCAAGGCAAGTGTTCTTATTCAAGGGGAAAGTGGTACGGGAAAGGAACTCGTTGCACGTGCGATACACTATCATAGCCATCGATGCGAAAAGCCTTTTATTCGGGTTAATTGTGCCGCTCTGGCAGAAACCCTTTTGGAAAGCGAACTTTTCGGACATGAACGTGGGGCTTATACTGGCGCCAATTCAAAACGCGTAGGGCGTTTTGAATTGGCGAATGAAGGTACTTTATTGCTTGATGAGATCAGTGAAATATCACCCAATATACAGGCTAAATTACTAAGGGTTCTTGAAGAGGAAGAGTTTGAGCGGGTAGGGGGAGAAAAGACTATAAAGATTGACGTAAGGATTGTAGCAACGACAAACAGGGACCTAATGGATGAAATTCATAAAGGTACTTTTCGTGAAGACCTTTTTTATCGTCTGAATGTTGTCCCTATCCATTTACCGTCTTTAAGGGAACGACGAGAGGATATTCCTCTGCTTGTGGACTACTATCTCAAAAAGTACAGTATAGAAAATGATGCTATAGTAAAATCTGTAGATAAGGAGACGCTAGATTATCTGTGTCAATACAATTGGCCGGGAAATGTGAGAGAATTAAAAAATGTCATACAAAGATCTGTAGTTATGGGATCATCTGAGGTACTTCAAAGAGAGCAATTTACTGGTCTTTTTATTCATCAGGATCTAAAACAAACAGAAAGTACATTGACAGCAGGAAAAGCCATTGAGGATGTAGAGAAAGACCTGATTTATAATACACTTGAAAAAACGGGTGGAAATAAAACTAAGGCTGCGGAATTGCTTAAGATCACGACGAGGACATTACGAAACAAACTCAACAGATACGATGCAGAATCTAAATCTTCTCAGGAAAGGGAAATAATTTCCTGTGTGAAATGAATATTTTACCTGTTAGCTTTCAATAAGTATTTTCGTGTGTTATATAAGATCTTGCAATTGTGCTAGTTAGGTAATGATCATGTGTTGTGGAATGGTCTAATATTGTGGCATTTGTTTTGCTCAAATTCAGGAGAATTAATATGATTACAGGCATAGACAAAAGTATTAATTTATTAGAAAAAATGTTGGATGTTTCAGCAATAAAACACAAGGTTATTGCGAACAACATTGCAAATATCAATACCCCCGGCTATAAAAAAATGGAGGTAAGCTTTGCCGAACAGCTTGAAAAAGTGATAAAAGATAATTCTATGAACAAATTCGACAGCCTTCAGCCCAAGATTGTTCTTTCAAAGGAAGACGCAAATGGAACCGTGCGGAATGATGGTAATAACGTAGATATGGATAAAGAAGTTTCTTCTTTAATGAAAAATACCCTTTCATACAATATTTATACGCAATTGCTGGCAAAAAAGATGGAGTCGTTAAAATCGGCAATTGAAAATTCTCGAATTTAAAGGAGTAATGAAATGGGAATAGATAGTATGCTTTCCATATTTGATATTAGTGGTTCTGGACTGTCTGCTGAACGGATAAGGATGAATGTAATTGCTAACAATATAGCAAACGCAAATGCTACCGATACTCCTGAGGGGGGGCCATATCGTAAAGAACAAGTGGAATTCTCCTCGGTGCTTAACAAGACGATGCAGAAGAGCGATGTTAAAGGTGCAGAGAGATTGGGTGGTGTGAAAGTTCAAAGAATTTTGAAAAGTACAGAACCGTTTAATAGGGTGTATATTCCTGGTCATCCCAAGGCAGATGCAAAAGGTTTTGTGGAGATGCCCAACGTGAGTGTTATGATGGAGATGGTAGATCTTGTCACAGCAACAAGATCATATGAGGCAAACCTTGCGGTAATAAATTCATCAAAAGATATGAATAACCGCGCCTTATCGATTATTGGAAAATAGAGGATAGATTAATGGACATTTCACCTATTAAAAATAAAGGAACCAGTCCGACAAATAAGGAGCTTGTTAGCTTGGTTGATGAGCAGGAACAAGGTCCCTCATTTCAAAGAACATTAAGCGGTTTCATAAATGAAGTAAACGACCTTCAAACAAAGGCTAATGCAAGTATTGAAAATCTTGCAACCGGAAAAGTAGAAAATGTCCATGAGGTCATGATCGCCATGGCAAAGGCGGAGGTGAGTTTTAAATTTATGATGGAAGCACGTAACAAACTTGTGGAAACTTACAAAGAAGTTATGCGCATGCAGATGTAGGTAGTATTGTAAAAATTGGCAACATGCCAGGAAAGAACATCTCGAACAAACCCCTTCGATTTATAAGCTTCTTTTCAATTGGTTCAAAACCAGATTCTGATCTCAATATTTCAATAGTAGAATGTCATTTCAAAATAATTTTTGATTCTTTCCAACAATTCAAACGTCCTGTTCATAAAGGTTGTTAAAATAATATACAGATGATTAGCGCATTGTATTGGAATTGTGGACTTCCGCATGTAGTCATTTAAATTGATCTGTATGGAGTCGTATGTTGTTAATCTGTAATATCAATTTTAATAATAAGTTAAGACTATTTTGTCTTGAGCAACTTAATAGTGTTTCTTGGTACCAAAATTGCTTTTTTCTCCGTAGACAACTAACTCGTATCAGGGGATTTGAAAATATGGAGAGAGAGGACTATGAATTTTGATTTGAAGAAAGTAATGAGTCAATTCGGAAATATCTGGAATGGAATCAGCTTTTCCCACAAATTTATTATGATTATGATGACTATGGGGTTTATAGGAAGTATGATTGGAGTAACGCAATGGGCAAGGAAGCCTGATTTCGGTTTGCTTTACGGGGAACTGAATCCAAGAGAAAGCGGAGAAATAATAGATTTCATTAAAGAGGAAAACATTCCCTACCAGATTAGTGGGAGCGGGTCTACGATCTTAATTCCTTCTGAGAAGATACATGAAGTGAGGCTAAGACTTGCAGGTAAAGGATTGCCACGGGAGGAATCTGGGTATGAGTTATTGGATAAAGTGGGTTTTGGCACGTCAGATTTCGTACAAAGGGTGAATTACCGCAGGGCGATTCAAGGAGAACTTGCAAAAACAATCAGACATTTAGATTACGTAGAATGGGCACAAGTACACATAGCTTTGCCGGAGGCTTCTCTTTTTGTAGAGGATGAAAAACAACCGACGGCCTCCGTAATTTTAAAGTTAAAAACGAAGAGTGGTGGTATTTTAAAGCCTGAGCAGGTAGTCAGTATTACCCATCTTGTCAGTTCAAGCGTTGAGGGGCTCAAACCAGAAAATGTTACTATTGCTGATACACGTGGGAATCTGCTTTCGAAGAAAGAATCATCGTTGTCAAATGCGGGTGTGAGTAATGACCAGTTAGAAGTTAAGAAAAAGATTGAGGAGTATTTTGTTGCCAAGGCCCAGGATCTGTTGGACAGGATTGTTGGAGCCGGTAAGTCTGTTGTGCGTGTAAGTGCAGAGTTGGATTTTAAACATGTAGATGAAAAACTGGTTGAATATGATCCTGAACGCAGAGTACCCAAGGTCCAGACCGTAACGACAAGGGTATCTGGTGGTGCGCCTTTTTCGGGCGGTGGTGTGCCAGGGATGCAGGCCAATCTCAATCTTTCCCAGTCGGGGATTATTCAGTCCGTAGGGTCATCGGAGGAAGAAGAGACTGCGCAAACTCAATATGAGTTGAGTAAAACGGAACGTATTATTGCCGACCACGGTGCGAACCTGAAACGCTTATCTGTGGCGGTGCTTGTGGATGGTATGTACGAAGAGCAAAAATCCGGGGATGGAAAAGTTCAAAAAATTTATATTCCCAGAAATAAAGATGATTTGACAAGAATTGCAGGGCTTGTAAAACAGGCAATTGGGATCGATGAATCCGGTAATCGTAATGATGGTTTTGAAATACAAAATGTGCAATTTTATGAACCATCTTATGAACAAGAAGAGGCTTCAATAAAAAAAGAACAACAAAAAGAATTTATATTAAAAATGGCAAAGAATGGGTCACTTGCGATTACCGTATTAGCCTTTCTGATGTTTATGCTGAGGAGTATGAAAAAACTCAGAAAGACAAATACTGTTGTAGCTCAAGATGCTCAGAACAACATTATAAAAACACGTGCGAAGAATGCGAACATGCCGGCAGAAGAAAATACATATGAGGAAGAAGAAAAAGATAGTGAGGCAAGGCATTCAAAATTACGTTCACAAATTATTCAGAATGTACGAAAAGACCCGAGTTTAACTGCCAATTCGTTAAAAAAATGGATAACTGCAGATCTCGCGGTTAGAGAATAAATGAATACTATAAATTTAACAGGAATTCAAAAAGTAGCAATCTTGTTATCAACCCTTGACGCTGATACTGCTGCGGAGGTAATTAAGGAATTTAACGAAGAGCAAATTGCGGCTGTTACTGCGGCAATGTCAGATATTGAACGTGTTGAAAAAGAACTTGTCGAAAGGGTACTCTATGATTTATCTGAAGAATTAAAGTCAAATGAAAGGATCGTCAAATATGACAACAATTCTTTCAAAAAACTTCTTGAAAAGGCCATAGGAGTACAAAAAAGTGAAGAAATCATAACAAGTGTTCAGGAAGGGACTATATTCCCTACACCTTTTTCTGCGCTCCGTGAGGCCAGCGATGAGGATGTAATACGTATTCTTGCAGGTGAACATCCGCAAACGATTGCACTTGTGCTGTCGTATGTTGATTCACAGCGTGCTGCGAAGGTTTTGTCGCAATTCCCTACGGAGTTTCAATCAGAGATCATTATGAGAATTGCTACGATGGAACCGCCCCCTACAAAGCTGCTGCTGCAAGTAAATGAAGTTGTTGTATCAAAAATAAAAAGTGATGATCGTCGCCGAAAGACGCCAGCAAAGAAAAAATATAAATTCGCTTCGGAAATTATTGGCAGTATGGATGGATCTGCTGATAAAAACGTAATTGATCAAATAAGCTACAAGAACCCAGAGCTTGCAGATGAGATTAAAAAATTACTGTTTACCTTTGAAGATGTTGTTAATGTCCAGGACGAAGCTCTAAGAAAAATTCTTACAGAGATAGACAATAATGTGATTGCACTGGCGCTAAAAACTGCCAATCCAGAGGTTGAGAAAAAATTCTTCAGCAATATGTCCAAACGTGTTGGAGACTCAGTCAGGGAAGTCAAGGATCTCTTAGGGCCGAGGCTCTTATCTGAAGTGGAATCTGCACAGCAGCAGATTGTTGAGGCGGTAAAACGACTTGAAGCAAAAGGGGAAGCTATTTTGAAAAAGAAGGGCGCTAAGGGGGGTGCTGATAAATTTGTATGAAAAACAAAAAGGTATATCTATCGCCTGATGTGAAAGGTATTTATATTTTACAATCCACTGCCAATCAAAAAAAATCTTCTCCAGAGGACTATGAGATAAAACAGGAAATGGAAGAGAAGGAAAATGAAAAAAAAAGGAAAGAGGAAGAGAACAGATTAAAGGAACTTGAAGCGGTGAAGGAAGAGGCATATGAAAAGGGAAGGCTGAATGCTGAACATGACTTTGCATTGGAAATTGAAGAACTAAGAAACGAATATGGGTCGTTGGTGACGCTATTCCGGGATGCGGTAAAACAGCTAACAGATATAAGAAAGAAAATATGGCAAGAGAGTGAAACCGAGATCATCAAACTTATTTTAACTATATCAAAAAAAATCGTGGGATACGAAATTAATACGAACGGTATTCATGTTGTAAAACATATAGTGAAGGAAGCACTTTCTAGTGTCGGTGAGAAGAAGATTGTTGCTGTTCGGCTTTCTCCTGATGATCTTAGAAAAATAAATACGCTGGAAGAAACGAAAATAATGGATCAGAGCATAAAGGTGGTGGAAGACAGTACGATTGCATCTGGTGGTTGTATCGTAGAAACAAATTTTGGAAGTGTGGAGAGTCAGATAGAGACGCGTTGGGAAGAAATTTTGAAGGCTTTTTTGGGAAATAGTAATGAGCCAACAGTGCATTGATTTTGCACGCTATCAAAAAAGATTATCTGCCGTTGTTCCGTTCAAATACACAGGCAGGGTGGTTCATGTTGCAGGTCTGGTGATTGAATCAAATGGCCCATCCGTTCCAATAGGAGATTTGTGCTATGTTCACTTAAATAATGGGCATGCGCCAGTGCCCGCGGAAGTAGTGGGCTTTAAGGCGAAAAAAATACTTCTGATGCCCATCGGTGAATTAGATAGAATCAGTCCAGGGGCAAAAGTTGTGGCGTCAGGGTCTCCTTTGATGATAAAAGTAGGAATGGATCTCATGGGGCGAGTTATCGGAGGACTTGGTGAACCAATAGACGGAAAGGGGATGATAAAGATGGAAGAGTATCGTTCCATTTATAATTCTCCGCCTGATCCATTAAAAAGAAGCAGGATAAAGGAACCACTAAGGACTGGAATACGAGTGTTAGATGGATTATTTACCTGCGGAAAAGGGCAGCGGTTGGGTATATTTGCAGGGAGTGGTGTGGGAAAGAGTACGCTGATGGGTATGATCGCAAGAAATTCTGAAGCAGATGTAAATGTGATCGCCCTCATTGGTGAACGAGGTAGAGAGGTTCGTGAATTTATTGAAAAAAGCCTCGGTGAGGAAGGTCTAAAAAAGTCTGTGGTAGTCTCTGTTACTTCTGATAAACCGGCTTTATTGCGAGTAAAAGGCGCTTATATTGCTTCTACTGTTGCTGAGTATTTCAGAGATCAGGGAATGCAGGTAATGTTATTGGTGGATTCTGTTACGCGTTTTGCAAATGCACAGAGAGAAGTAGGGTTAGCGATTGGAGAACCTCCAACATCCAAAGGCTATACACCTTCTGTCTTTGCCTTGTTACCAAAGCTTTTGGAAAGGTCTGGAACCGGATCAAGAGGAAGCATTACAGGGTTATATACTGTGTTAGTAGATGGTGATGATATGAATGAACCTATTGCTGATGCTGTCAGAGGCATTCTTGATGGACATATCGTGTTGTCGAGAATGCTGGCCAATCAAAACCATTTTCCTGCGATCGACATCCTGGAAAGTGTTAGCAGGTGTATGGACGACATTATAACGTCAGAACACAGAAAAGCAGCCAATCAGCTAAAAACAGTATATGCCACATATAAAGAATCTGAGGATATGATTAATATCGGGGCATATGCAAAAGGGGGCAACCCCAAAATAGATTTTGCCATATCGATGATTGATCGGATAAAGGATTATCTGAAACAAGATGTTACGGAGGATAGTAAGCTTCATGATACAATTGCCAGACTTGAAAATCTTTGTACAAAAAATGAGGGATTGCGGAAGAATAACGTCATTAAGGCCGAGAAAAATCAGTAATTATTTACACTGATATGAGATTCCATTTTAAATTTCAAAAATTGCTGGAAATTGAAAAATGTCGGGAAGAAGGACTCGTGAAAGAATTGAAAATTTTGCAAAAGCAATTTCATGATGAGGAAAAGTTGCTGGGATTTTTACAGTCAATTCTGACGTTGCAACAATCGGAGATGGGAAAAAAATTATGTACGCAATCTGAAGCAGGAGTGTTTGTCCTCTTTGAATCATATTTTTCAAAACTGAATCGGGATATTGTCGTACAAAGCTCTAAAGTAAAAGAGGTTTTCAAAAAAATGGATCATGTACGGGAAAAACTCTTGATTGTATTTAAGAAGAGAAAAGTCCTTGAAAAATTACGGGAACGGTATAAAAAAGAATATAAAGAGCAGGTATTACGAATAGAAAATAAGCATTTCGATGAGGTTGCTACATCCAGGTTTTTTCGCAAACGTACGAAAGAAGATATCCATTAGTCATTCCTGGAGAATGTAATTATGAGACTTCTGGTAAACAAAAAAATGATGATGTTGCCTGGCATAGGAATTGTTGTTTTTGGAATTTCTGTCATGGGTATGATTTTTATGAGAGGTTCAAAGTCTTCGCTGACAGAGCAGACGACACAAGTAACATCTCAAGATGTAAATGAAGATGATGAAACAAATATAAATCAGATTGCTACTTCTACTGTTAAGAATAAAAAGATACAAAAAGACATGAAAGAGAAATTGGTGACGAAATTGCCTGCCGTATATAAACAAAATGCAACAACAATATTTAAACCTCTTTCTTCAAGTGAGATAGCTGTAATGTTAAAGGAAATAGAGATGGAAAAAAATGAGTATAAGAAAAGGAAGGAGATGTTGGATTATAAAGAGAAAGTCTTGGAGTCATTACGTGCTGACCTGGAAGCTGAGAGAAAGGAACTCGATGCTGTCAAACAGGAATTAAATAAAATTCTCGAAGTCGTATCTACTCAAAAGGTAAAACTAAAAAAAGAAACAGTTCAGCTTGATGAGGCAGAATCAAAAAACATAAAAAAATTGGCAGCCGTATATAGTGGTATGAAACCAGAAAAAGCAGCAATGATTATTAAAGAAATGGATGAGGATACTGCCGTTAAATTACTCACAATGATGGATGGTAAAAGTTCTGGAAGAATCTTGGAGTCTGTTGATCTTACTCTTGCGGTTAAATTGAGTGAAAGATTAAAATTATTGAAGAGTGATTTTAAAAAGGGCAAAAAATAATTTTATCCTTAAAATGTTTATATGAAACCTATGAAAAAGGTAAAGGTGTGTATCTATGGCAAAGAATACGGCAAAAAGTGAAATAGAGGAAACGCTGGAGGAAAAGATCGCAGATCAGCCGACAAATAAGGGGAAAGGTAATAAAACTCTCATAATGATGGGCGGGGTCGTTCTGATCTCAGTCGGATGTGCGTTTGTATTTGTTTCAAAGGTATATCCTTCATTAATAGGAAATACACAACCAGATGTGATGGAACAAGACCAGAAACAAGCAGAAGAGACAGCAGATGAACAAACAGCGAAACTCCCTGAAATAAAGAAGGAACCAGTCTCTACATCAAAAAAGAAGGATGAAAAAGGAAAAGAGGATAAAAAAGAGGTCGCGGAAGAATCCATGATTGTACCCCTCGATACAGTCATCGTAAATCTTTGTGGTTCCGGTGGGAGACGATATCTTAAGGCTAAGATAAACCTGGAAGCAAGGGACGAAGACGTAAAAAAGAAGATCGAAGCCAGATCAGTACAAATAAAAGATCGGTTAATTTCTATCCTTTCTTCAAAAACATTGGAAGATGCTGAAGGGTTGGAAGGGCAGGAAAGCCTTCGAAGGGAAATAAAAGATGCTGTAGACGTAGTATTAAAGATGGAAGACGGGATACTGCAAGTATATTTTACAGAGTTTGTTATCCAATAATGCATCAAATCGAGGATTGATGAAATGTCAAATGCAATACTGAGCAACCAGGAAGTGGATGCACTCCTATCTGCTATAGAAAGTGGGCAAGTATTGGTTGGACAAAAGATTGAGCCCAAAAAAGACAGAAAAGTTCAACATTATGATTTCAGTCGTCCTGATAGATTTCCGAGGGAACAAAAGCGCCGATTACAGAAGATTAGTGAAGAGATGGCCAAAACGATTGGGATTACACTTTCCCGATTCCTCAGAGTTTCAGTAAATGTTGAACTTATTGCTATTGAAGAATTTAGTTACGAAGTGTTTGTGAATTCATTTACTGATCCAGTGTGTGCAAATGTTGTGAACTTAAATCCTCTCGCCGGATTTGGTTGCTTGACTGTTGATGTAGGTTTTTGTCTTGCTATTGTAGATCGAGGTTTAGGCGGACCAGGGAAAATACCACAAAAGATCAGACCCCTTACATTAATCGAAGAGTCGGTAGTGGGTGCGGTGTTATCTAATATTATAGAAGAGATAAGGCTTTGCTGGTTAAAGATGGTTCAACCAGAATGGAAGATAGAAAAGATGGATACTGATATAAAATCATTACAGATTGCGCCCCCTACTGAACTCATGATATCAATCAATTTTGCTGCAAACGGAGATCTGGGTAATGGGACAATCATTTTATGTATTCCTGTCATGAGTCTGGAAATGATAATGGTAAAATCAAAAATAGAAAAAATGAAGAGGGAAGACGAAATTGTCATTATTAAAGATGTTATGAGAGAAACAAAGTTAACTACTTCTGTGATCCTAGGAACAACCCAATTGATGTTTAATGAACTCATTCATCTGAAAGTTGGGGATGTAATAAAACTGGATAACAAGATAACAGAGGATATACGCATGGAGATTGGGGAAAAAACAAAATGTAGCGGTAAGCCAGGCGCAATCGGCAAAAAGATGGCATTTCAGGTATCGTCTGTATCTTATTAGCAGTTCAGAATTTTTGATATGGGTATCTTTTTGTTATACTTCGACTTCACTCAGCGTGAGTTCATTCCGAGCGGGGGGAATCTGATTAATTGATTGAATTACTATAAAGGGGTAAAACATGGAACAAGTAAAAGAGATTGATACAAATGAGAATACAGATGCTGAGACATCAATACAATCAGTACAGTTTAGTCAACTAAACTCCATTGCTACTGACGGTATTAAAGACGAAAGTAAGCGTAATTTAGATTTGATCCTGGACATCTCAGTGCCTGTTTCGGTTGAGCTGGGACGTACAAACATGTTGGTAAAAGATATCCTTGCTTTATCGCAAGGATCAATTGTGGAGTTAGATAAAATAGCGGGTACACCTGTTGACTTGCTCGTTCGTGGAAAACTCTTAGCACAGGGGGAAGTCGTTGTTGTAGATGAGAACTTCGGTTTGAAGATTACAAATATATGCGGTTCTGAAGAACGGGTGAGAAATTTGGGATGATCTGTTCTAATTCCGTAAGTAAATTTTTTGAATCTGAATCGTTATTTTTTGGAAATTTTCAGCTTCCTCTCCGGATGCGTTTTATTTGCCGGT contains:
- a CDS encoding two-component system sensor histidine kinase NtrB, translating into MMENASIKEFTKNRDTELVAAFHLFNQYTQRLEEAYNQLQSRVKEIDREMAHTNRCLKDKVQELDSLTKYLNSLLSSIHSGVIAVNLKGEVSTLNTAAEKILNLKVSEAIGKRVEFIFKNSDGSIPLLLLALERGRNCIDVERKIETNHGMLKWIESSVSLIRDANENTIGAVEVFRDLSEIRELETRLRNADKLAAVGAMAACIAHEIRNPLNGIEGFSALLARDFEDSDPRKKLVKNIIQGTKNLNKSVTDLLIFARPLRLKLRNNSISEILNKTLFFVTEDMKQKGITNILIRKEYNFDTDCLRCDPEKLHQAFLNLCFNAIQSMVRGGCLTIFTRLAEDDAQGSIQVGIRDTGAGIEKEVVHKIFDPFFTTKQEGTGLGLAIVSRIIEAHNGKIYVESVEGKGTTFYINLPRNGNFNTDIFNDANLKNEALVPQLV
- a CDS encoding sigma-54-dependent transcriptional regulator, with protein sequence MSVEKVLVVDDDTLGREYLCETLTRGGYDIVSASDGQQAIARVGREGYDLIFLDMKMPGMCGMEVLEKVKAISPETVVILMTAYGTIETAVEAMKKGAYDYIIKPFSPDQIERLISRVNERQKLIIENKYWRANSNIDEKLNPVFSRNSRMSQIYEQIKKIAQSKASVLIQGESGTGKELVARAIHYHSHRCEKPFIRVNCAALAETLLESELFGHERGAYTGANSKRVGRFELANEGTLLLDEISEISPNIQAKLLRVLEEEEFERVGGEKTIKIDVRIVATTNRDLMDEIHKGTFREDLFYRLNVVPIHLPSLRERREDIPLLVDYYLKKYSIENDAIVKSVDKETLDYLCQYNWPGNVRELKNVIQRSVVMGSSEVLQREQFTGLFIHQDLKQTESTLTAGKAIEDVEKDLIYNTLEKTGGNKTKAAELLKITTRTLRNKLNRYDAESKSSQEREIISCVK
- the flgB gene encoding flagellar basal body rod protein FlgB; protein product: MITGIDKSINLLEKMLDVSAIKHKVIANNIANINTPGYKKMEVSFAEQLEKVIKDNSMNKFDSLQPKIVLSKEDANGTVRNDGNNVDMDKEVSSLMKNTLSYNIYTQLLAKKMESLKSAIENSRI
- the flgC gene encoding flagellar basal body rod protein FlgC is translated as MGIDSMLSIFDISGSGLSAERIRMNVIANNIANANATDTPEGGPYRKEQVEFSSVLNKTMQKSDVKGAERLGGVKVQRILKSTEPFNRVYIPGHPKADAKGFVEMPNVSVMMEMVDLVTATRSYEANLAVINSSKDMNNRALSIIGK
- the fliE gene encoding flagellar hook-basal body complex protein FliE codes for the protein MDISPIKNKGTSPTNKELVSLVDEQEQGPSFQRTLSGFINEVNDLQTKANASIENLATGKVENVHEVMIAMAKAEVSFKFMMEARNKLVETYKEVMRMQM
- the fliF gene encoding flagellar basal-body MS-ring/collar protein FliF; amino-acid sequence: MNFDLKKVMSQFGNIWNGISFSHKFIMIMMTMGFIGSMIGVTQWARKPDFGLLYGELNPRESGEIIDFIKEENIPYQISGSGSTILIPSEKIHEVRLRLAGKGLPREESGYELLDKVGFGTSDFVQRVNYRRAIQGELAKTIRHLDYVEWAQVHIALPEASLFVEDEKQPTASVILKLKTKSGGILKPEQVVSITHLVSSSVEGLKPENVTIADTRGNLLSKKESSLSNAGVSNDQLEVKKKIEEYFVAKAQDLLDRIVGAGKSVVRVSAELDFKHVDEKLVEYDPERRVPKVQTVTTRVSGGAPFSGGGVPGMQANLNLSQSGIIQSVGSSEEEETAQTQYELSKTERIIADHGANLKRLSVAVLVDGMYEEQKSGDGKVQKIYIPRNKDDLTRIAGLVKQAIGIDESGNRNDGFEIQNVQFYEPSYEQEEASIKKEQQKEFILKMAKNGSLAITVLAFLMFMLRSMKKLRKTNTVVAQDAQNNIIKTRAKNANMPAEENTYEEEEKDSEARHSKLRSQIIQNVRKDPSLTANSLKKWITADLAVRE
- the fliG gene encoding flagellar motor switch protein FliG, which produces MNTINLTGIQKVAILLSTLDADTAAEVIKEFNEEQIAAVTAAMSDIERVEKELVERVLYDLSEELKSNERIVKYDNNSFKKLLEKAIGVQKSEEIITSVQEGTIFPTPFSALREASDEDVIRILAGEHPQTIALVLSYVDSQRAAKVLSQFPTEFQSEIIMRIATMEPPPTKLLLQVNEVVVSKIKSDDRRRKTPAKKKYKFASEIIGSMDGSADKNVIDQISYKNPELADEIKKLLFTFEDVVNVQDEALRKILTEIDNNVIALALKTANPEVEKKFFSNMSKRVGDSVREVKDLLGPRLLSEVESAQQQIVEAVKRLEAKGEAILKKKGAKGGADKFV
- a CDS encoding FliH/SctL family protein, whose amino-acid sequence is MKNKKVYLSPDVKGIYILQSTANQKKSSPEDYEIKQEMEEKENEKKRKEEENRLKELEAVKEEAYEKGRLNAEHDFALEIEELRNEYGSLVTLFRDAVKQLTDIRKKIWQESETEIIKLILTISKKIVGYEINTNGIHVVKHIVKEALSSVGEKKIVAVRLSPDDLRKINTLEETKIMDQSIKVVEDSTIASGGCIVETNFGSVESQIETRWEEILKAFLGNSNEPTVH
- the fliI gene encoding flagellar protein export ATPase FliI, translated to MSQQCIDFARYQKRLSAVVPFKYTGRVVHVAGLVIESNGPSVPIGDLCYVHLNNGHAPVPAEVVGFKAKKILLMPIGELDRISPGAKVVASGSPLMIKVGMDLMGRVIGGLGEPIDGKGMIKMEEYRSIYNSPPDPLKRSRIKEPLRTGIRVLDGLFTCGKGQRLGIFAGSGVGKSTLMGMIARNSEADVNVIALIGERGREVREFIEKSLGEEGLKKSVVVSVTSDKPALLRVKGAYIASTVAEYFRDQGMQVMLLVDSVTRFANAQREVGLAIGEPPTSKGYTPSVFALLPKLLERSGTGSRGSITGLYTVLVDGDDMNEPIADAVRGILDGHIVLSRMLANQNHFPAIDILESVSRCMDDIITSEHRKAANQLKTVYATYKESEDMINIGAYAKGGNPKIDFAISMIDRIKDYLKQDVTEDSKLHDTIARLENLCTKNEGLRKNNVIKAEKNQ
- the fliJ gene encoding flagellar export protein FliJ, with translation MRFHFKFQKLLEIEKCREEGLVKELKILQKQFHDEEKLLGFLQSILTLQQSEMGKKLCTQSEAGVFVLFESYFSKLNRDIVVQSSKVKEVFKKMDHVREKLLIVFKKRKVLEKLRERYKKEYKEQVLRIENKHFDEVATSRFFRKRTKEDIH